Proteins co-encoded in one Saprospira grandis genomic window:
- a CDS encoding T9SS C-terminal target domain-containing protein — MKYIQPLIIAFLSFPLLLWAQDPPSAQVWMQANRLSALIKNGGDLFNDGQNAAFLTPKKADSSEHLAAIGLLGLSLGGQNAAGDLYLAAQTYGQGAPDFWPGPIDSLSQQADSLLARRFNYIWTVELLDIWTALEDYRDNGQIDGPLPSSLLIWPARGNAYYPQNLGFALPEQSLAPFFDRDGDGRYEPYEGDFPTYRMGDSTALADQIFWTVLNDLSGGHQFTQGDAMGLEVQLTAYAFGCLALEQSLRESLFLNYKIINRSNQDYQQFWAGFYTDFDLGCPADDYIGTDSSLQTVYTYNADYLDQTQLCQSDNYGSQPPVVALSFLNCSLDRSIYNLNSNLPPFGHPSGPNMDQEFYHLLAGRWSNGQPIRPYASGYDSLGQGQSAYVFPHYPFDSSAGAWWAGDGYSWAQGQDFRVMASHFKGDLLVGESLEIDLMLSYHYADSLTGLYQMLRLLPQNIPSLQQAWAQGIGRGACYQPQDFSASISGYLYEDQNANCQKDSHERLFVQQFICAERQGQRYYATTDSLGFYQFNALPFGEYQLWAVRPSHYWQDACQLQGQYTVQLQHPQGQQQNIALQALDHCPFLQIQLDGANLDACSEQQQWLNYENRGSDTAYQAYVELFWPSRLHLDSASLPFIQIDSQSYRIDLGDLAPQASGQLDIWSSLTCDSVLAGQAFCLEAHVYPDSLCRPIYQETVLAVSAECEGDSIVFYLQNIGLASLVPVRTQLIVIEDDLMQPPFPVTIYGAGVTEVRIPVQPGLSYRALLEQASGNWSAPVISDAIEGCGLDSLGQMHLGYIQQLANLPATVFGAEHCIVLQDSFKSLGHPQAQVLPLGYAAPAYIFPSDPLHVQFLLRGPFKGQLRLRDSLSPYLLPSSLRQQASSHSANWALEEQGILKVDFGFIDLAAEEELLFSYAIEQQKNNRPSSLIRQQWSYQKDSLPWAFTALNSRVVGHNFFSVLSSAPASTARPLAYRFWPLPAQERLNYSALQGWEQGQEIRIYNMLGQELGRYPLLGPQGQIQLGDWPNGVYLLQLFSADRQLLGQQQFSISP; from the coding sequence ATGAAATATATCCAGCCCTTAATTATTGCCTTTTTAAGTTTTCCGCTTCTTTTATGGGCGCAAGATCCGCCTTCTGCGCAAGTTTGGATGCAGGCCAACCGCCTTTCTGCCCTTATAAAAAACGGAGGCGATTTATTTAACGACGGTCAAAATGCCGCTTTTTTAACCCCCAAAAAGGCGGATAGCAGTGAACATCTTGCCGCTATTGGGCTTTTGGGCCTGAGTTTGGGCGGCCAAAATGCGGCTGGCGATTTATATCTGGCTGCCCAAACCTATGGGCAGGGCGCTCCTGACTTTTGGCCAGGCCCAATCGATAGCCTCAGCCAGCAGGCCGATTCCCTGCTCGCTAGGCGCTTCAATTATATTTGGACCGTTGAGCTCTTGGATATTTGGACGGCCCTGGAGGATTATCGGGATAATGGGCAGATAGATGGGCCCTTGCCCAGTAGTTTATTGATTTGGCCCGCTAGGGGAAATGCTTATTATCCGCAAAATTTGGGTTTTGCCCTGCCCGAGCAATCGCTTGCGCCCTTTTTTGATCGGGATGGAGATGGGCGTTATGAGCCCTATGAGGGGGATTTCCCGACCTATCGCATGGGAGATTCTACCGCCTTGGCCGATCAGATATTTTGGACCGTATTGAATGATCTTTCTGGCGGACATCAGTTTACGCAGGGCGATGCTATGGGCCTAGAAGTGCAGCTAACGGCCTATGCTTTTGGTTGCTTGGCCTTGGAGCAAAGTCTGCGAGAAAGCCTCTTTTTGAATTATAAAATCATCAACCGCTCGAACCAGGATTATCAGCAATTTTGGGCGGGTTTTTATACGGATTTTGACTTGGGCTGTCCGGCCGATGACTATATAGGGACCGACAGTAGTTTGCAGACCGTCTATACCTATAATGCAGATTATCTGGACCAGACCCAGCTTTGTCAGAGCGACAACTACGGGAGTCAGCCGCCAGTGGTGGCCCTTAGCTTTCTGAATTGCTCTTTGGACCGCAGCATTTATAATCTGAATAGCAATTTGCCGCCTTTTGGGCATCCTTCGGGGCCCAATATGGACCAAGAATTTTATCATTTATTAGCAGGACGTTGGAGCAATGGGCAGCCTATTCGGCCCTATGCCAGTGGTTATGACAGTCTGGGGCAGGGGCAATCTGCCTATGTTTTTCCCCATTATCCCTTTGATAGTTCGGCTGGGGCTTGGTGGGCTGGAGATGGCTATAGTTGGGCGCAGGGACAAGACTTTAGGGTCATGGCCTCGCATTTTAAGGGAGATTTATTGGTTGGAGAAAGTTTGGAGATCGACTTAATGCTCAGTTATCATTATGCCGATAGCTTGACGGGCCTCTATCAGATGTTGCGGCTATTGCCTCAGAATATCCCCAGTTTGCAGCAAGCTTGGGCGCAGGGAATTGGGCGTGGCGCTTGTTATCAGCCGCAAGACTTTAGCGCTTCGATTTCCGGTTATTTGTATGAGGACCAAAATGCAAATTGCCAAAAAGACAGCCATGAACGTCTTTTTGTTCAGCAATTTATTTGTGCCGAAAGGCAAGGCCAGCGCTACTATGCCACAACAGATAGCCTTGGTTTTTATCAGTTCAATGCGCTACCCTTTGGAGAATACCAGCTTTGGGCGGTACGGCCTAGCCACTATTGGCAGGACGCCTGTCAGTTGCAGGGCCAATATACGGTCCAATTGCAGCATCCACAGGGGCAGCAGCAAAATATAGCCTTGCAGGCCCTAGATCATTGTCCCTTTCTGCAAATCCAATTGGATGGGGCCAATCTGGATGCTTGCAGTGAGCAGCAGCAATGGCTAAACTATGAAAACAGAGGAAGCGATACGGCTTATCAGGCCTATGTAGAATTATTTTGGCCCAGTCGGCTGCATTTAGATTCGGCCAGCTTGCCATTTATCCAAATCGATAGCCAGAGCTATCGGATAGATTTGGGCGATTTAGCCCCTCAGGCGTCGGGACAGCTAGATATTTGGAGCTCCTTGACTTGCGATTCGGTCTTGGCGGGGCAGGCGTTCTGCCTAGAGGCCCATGTTTATCCCGATAGTCTTTGCCGTCCTATTTATCAGGAGACTGTTTTGGCGGTATCTGCTGAATGCGAGGGGGATTCCATTGTTTTTTATCTGCAAAATATAGGCTTGGCCAGTTTGGTCCCTGTACGGACGCAATTAATTGTTATTGAAGATGATTTGATGCAGCCCCCTTTTCCTGTCACCATTTATGGAGCAGGAGTAACGGAGGTCCGTATTCCGGTACAGCCGGGTTTAAGTTATCGGGCGCTATTAGAGCAGGCCAGTGGAAATTGGTCCGCTCCGGTCATTTCTGATGCCATAGAAGGCTGTGGTTTGGATAGTTTGGGGCAGATGCACTTGGGTTATATTCAGCAACTGGCCAATTTGCCGGCTACAGTTTTTGGGGCCGAGCATTGTATTGTTTTGCAAGACTCCTTTAAATCGCTGGGGCATCCACAGGCGCAGGTTTTGCCTTTGGGCTATGCTGCCCCGGCCTATATATTCCCTTCTGACCCCTTGCATGTTCAGTTTTTATTGCGGGGGCCATTTAAGGGGCAACTCAGGCTAAGAGATAGTCTATCTCCTTATCTATTGCCTAGTAGTTTACGGCAGCAAGCCAGCAGTCACTCGGCCAATTGGGCCTTGGAGGAGCAGGGTATACTGAAGGTTGATTTTGGTTTTATTGATTTGGCCGCAGAAGAGGAGCTCCTCTTTAGTTATGCCATTGAGCAGCAGAAGAACAATCGGCCCAGCAGCCTAATTCGTCAGCAATGGAGCTATCAGAAAGATAGTTTGCCCTGGGCCTTTACGGCTCTAAATTCTAGGGTAGTGGGACATAATTTCTTTAGCGTATTGAGCAGTGCTCCAGCTTCAACTGCTAGGCCTTTGGCCTATCGTTTTTGGCCTTTGCCCGCCCAAGAGCGCTTAAACTACTCGGCCCTGCAAGGCTGGGAGCAGGGGCAAGAGATCCGCATATATAATATGTTAGGCCAAGAGTTGGGCCGTTATCCTTTATTAGGTCCTCAGGGGCAAATTCAGTTAGGCGATTGGCCCAATGGGGTCTATTTATTACAGCTTTTTTCTGCCGATCGGCAATTGTTAGGGC
- a CDS encoding choice-of-anchor Q domain-containing protein, protein MKKPLSISAAVFAAMFSFNSAWGANFLVSNNSDSGAGSFRQQVLNASAGDTISFATGTNGQAIVLNSAVALNKDLVIMGNGASNSMLSGGSSSQILSVSSGAMVKLEGLSIMNGLSSMSGGAIMVQGAELWIDACTFANNEAQGGMAVMGGGAIWNTASSELHIMNTVFSNNQASGAAGSGGAILNDGSSILMISMGCTFTGNSSNRAGGALEDNSGANSMVQISDADFASNSTATSPGNGGAIHITGAGQMMISDSDFTNNSAGNEGGALWNGSGSMTANNLFIDGNTASGAAGDSGGGAIYNLGGDLTVMNSILSNNSANGTAGSGGAILNDLGGMLHVQNTTITGNSAMRAGGGIEDNSSSSSSNMLLQNVTLSNNTTGSAPGNGGGLHITGAGNLLFDGGTVSGNTAAAEGGGLWNGTAQMTLSNVNINNNTANGPLADNGGGGLYNLGGQIDIINGTQINNNQAAGTAGSGGGILNDMGGMINISNAMIMGNSAMRAGGGIECTDSSGVVLINSMLNNNSTGSAPGNGGGLHITGFGMASITGGTVSNNTAAAEGGGLWNGTGQMNISGTVIDNNVASGDALDNGGGGIYNLGGTVDITNNTQITNNSADGTAGSGGGILNDLGGTLNVSNSTIMGNMAMRAGGGIEDNSTTNPGMISLNMVQLMNNSTGTAPGNGGGLHITGPGMAQITGGMVAGNTAAAEGGGLWNGTGYMLVNGTSIDGNTASGDAADNGGGGIYNQGGTLEIINMAEIINNLADGTAGSGGGILNDMGGTLRIENVRIENNAAMRAGGGIEDNSTAGMVGNLMMTNFILSNNTVGTAPGNGGGLHITGPGNAVLENGTVANNQAGSEGGGLWNGGGYMQLQDLNISNNTALGAAADNGGAGLFNNGGDMRIEDCSINGNMATGASASGGGLLSVAGDIEIMDTDFDNNAANRAGGAIELIDGNCWIMNSAFDANDVNGTAGTAAPGNGGAIHITGSTMMYIEESEFYDNEAAREGGALWNQSNSQMYIYNSTIANNSAFGTAADDGGGGFYNNGGDTWIEGSTFSGNNAANANGGAIQNQTGMTKISRSTVSGNMAAMDGAGIYNADSLHAEALTVAFNMASGNAGGIAQNSMRPLSLKSSIVANNTATMMGQDVYLQTGMLNSMGYNLVQDTTGMSWMAGMGDLLGQDPFLQPLANNGGPTMTHAILAGTSSPAVDAGDPMSNMLDQRGMMIIGRRDIGAFESSEVLSNQLVEAMSQIKAYPNPAADYIQLERKVAGNSQYQLYSLDGRLLKSAQLNDRIERIELTNLPAGTYFLQLEGGQRLPFVKK, encoded by the coding sequence ATGAAAAAACCCTTATCTATTTCAGCGGCGGTATTTGCCGCCATGTTTAGCTTCAATAGTGCTTGGGGAGCCAACTTTTTGGTCTCCAACAACTCCGATAGTGGAGCTGGAAGCTTCCGCCAACAGGTCCTAAATGCCTCGGCGGGTGACACCATCAGTTTTGCCACAGGGACAAATGGGCAAGCGATTGTACTTAACTCTGCCGTGGCCCTGAACAAGGACTTGGTCATTATGGGAAATGGGGCCAGCAACAGTATGTTGAGCGGCGGCAGTAGCAGCCAGATCCTATCAGTGAGCTCTGGCGCTATGGTCAAACTAGAAGGCCTATCCATTATGAACGGCTTGTCTAGCATGAGCGGTGGAGCCATTATGGTGCAAGGGGCAGAACTTTGGATTGATGCCTGTACTTTTGCCAACAATGAAGCTCAGGGCGGCATGGCCGTAATGGGTGGCGGAGCCATTTGGAATACCGCAAGCTCGGAGCTACATATCATGAATACGGTCTTTAGCAACAACCAAGCATCTGGGGCGGCTGGCTCTGGGGGAGCGATTCTCAATGATGGCAGCAGTATCCTAATGATTTCTATGGGCTGTACATTTACGGGCAACAGCTCGAACCGTGCAGGTGGAGCCCTTGAAGATAACTCTGGCGCCAATAGTATGGTGCAGATTAGTGATGCCGACTTTGCCAGCAACAGTACCGCTACTAGTCCCGGTAATGGGGGCGCTATTCATATTACTGGCGCCGGCCAAATGATGATTAGCGATAGCGACTTTACGAACAACAGCGCAGGCAATGAAGGGGGCGCCCTTTGGAACGGTAGCGGCAGCATGACCGCCAACAACCTTTTTATTGATGGAAATACCGCTAGTGGAGCCGCAGGCGACAGTGGTGGAGGAGCTATCTATAACTTAGGGGGCGACTTGACCGTCATGAACTCTATCCTTTCGAATAACTCGGCCAATGGTACGGCTGGTTCTGGTGGAGCGATCCTCAATGATTTGGGGGGGATGCTACATGTTCAGAACACCACAATCACAGGCAACAGCGCTATGCGTGCTGGAGGAGGAATTGAAGATAATTCTAGCTCATCTTCTTCTAATATGTTGCTACAAAATGTGACCCTTTCTAATAATACGACTGGCTCGGCGCCAGGTAATGGTGGCGGTTTGCATATTACAGGAGCAGGAAACCTTCTTTTTGATGGAGGAACCGTTTCTGGCAATACAGCCGCAGCTGAAGGCGGTGGACTTTGGAACGGAACGGCCCAGATGACCCTCTCTAATGTTAATATCAATAACAATACAGCCAACGGTCCTTTGGCCGATAATGGTGGTGGTGGACTCTATAACCTTGGCGGTCAGATTGACATCATCAACGGCACGCAGATCAATAACAACCAAGCTGCAGGAACTGCAGGTAGCGGTGGGGGAATCCTCAATGACATGGGAGGAATGATCAATATCAGCAACGCCATGATTATGGGCAATAGCGCTATGCGCGCTGGTGGTGGTATTGAGTGTACCGACTCTAGTGGAGTGGTCCTTATCAATAGTATGTTGAATAACAACAGCACAGGTTCTGCCCCTGGTAATGGTGGTGGACTACATATTACGGGCTTTGGTATGGCGAGCATTACTGGCGGTACCGTAAGCAACAATACTGCTGCAGCCGAAGGCGGTGGACTTTGGAACGGAACGGGCCAAATGAACATCAGCGGAACGGTCATTGACAATAATGTCGCTTCTGGAGATGCCCTAGATAATGGGGGTGGAGGAATCTACAACCTCGGCGGAACTGTAGATATCACGAACAATACGCAAATTACAAACAATAGCGCCGATGGAACCGCTGGTAGTGGTGGAGGAATCCTCAACGACTTAGGCGGAACCCTAAATGTCAGCAACTCGACTATTATGGGGAATATGGCCATGCGTGCAGGTGGTGGAATTGAAGATAATTCTACAACGAATCCCGGCATGATTAGCCTCAATATGGTGCAATTGATGAACAATAGCACTGGTACAGCCCCCGGAAATGGTGGTGGTTTGCATATCACTGGCCCAGGTATGGCCCAAATTACTGGCGGTATGGTTGCGGGTAATACTGCTGCAGCCGAAGGCGGTGGACTTTGGAACGGAACAGGCTATATGCTCGTCAATGGAACTTCTATTGATGGCAATACCGCTAGCGGTGACGCTGCCGATAATGGTGGTGGAGGAATCTACAACCAAGGCGGAACCCTAGAAATCATCAATATGGCCGAAATCATTAACAACCTTGCGGATGGTACTGCCGGTAGCGGTGGAGGAATCCTCAATGATATGGGTGGAACTCTCCGTATCGAAAATGTCCGTATTGAAAATAATGCGGCTATGCGTGCAGGTGGTGGAATTGAAGATAATTCTACTGCCGGTATGGTTGGAAATCTAATGATGACCAACTTTATCCTTTCTAATAATACCGTAGGTACAGCCCCCGGAAATGGTGGTGGTCTACATATTACAGGACCCGGTAATGCTGTTTTGGAAAATGGTACCGTAGCCAACAACCAAGCAGGCAGCGAAGGTGGTGGACTTTGGAACGGAGGCGGCTATATGCAGCTTCAAGACCTCAACATCAGCAATAATACTGCTCTAGGTGCCGCCGCCGATAATGGAGGTGCAGGTCTCTTTAATAATGGAGGCGATATGCGCATTGAAGATTGTTCTATTAACGGAAATATGGCTACAGGTGCATCAGCTAGTGGTGGTGGACTACTTTCTGTAGCAGGCGATATTGAAATTATGGATACCGACTTTGACAACAATGCCGCTAATCGAGCAGGTGGAGCTATCGAGCTAATTGATGGCAACTGCTGGATCATGAACAGCGCCTTTGATGCCAATGATGTAAACGGTACCGCAGGTACAGCCGCCCCCGGTAATGGTGGAGCCATTCATATCACAGGATCAACGATGATGTATATTGAAGAGTCGGAGTTCTATGATAATGAAGCCGCTAGAGAAGGTGGAGCCCTTTGGAACCAAAGCAATAGCCAGATGTATATCTACAACTCTACTATTGCCAACAATAGCGCCTTTGGTACTGCCGCCGATGATGGTGGAGGAGGATTCTACAATAATGGTGGCGATACTTGGATTGAAGGATCTACCTTCTCTGGAAATAATGCCGCTAATGCCAATGGAGGAGCCATTCAGAACCAGACGGGAATGACTAAAATCAGCCGCTCTACAGTTTCTGGCAATATGGCCGCTATGGACGGTGCCGGTATCTATAATGCCGACTCGCTTCATGCCGAAGCCCTAACCGTTGCCTTTAATATGGCTAGCGGAAATGCAGGTGGAATTGCACAAAATAGTATGCGCCCCTTGAGCCTAAAATCAAGCATTGTCGCCAATAATACAGCAACCATGATGGGCCAAGATGTTTATCTACAAACAGGCATGCTAAATTCTATGGGCTATAATCTGGTCCAAGATACTACCGGCATGAGCTGGATGGCTGGCATGGGCGACCTGCTTGGCCAAGATCCTTTCTTGCAGCCCCTAGCCAACAATGGCGGTCCCACAATGACGCACGCTATTTTGGCCGGAACAAGCTCTCCCGCTGTAGATGCAGGCGACCCCATGAGCAATATGCTCGACCAAAGAGGAATGATGATTATTGGCCGCCGAGATATTGGTGCCTTTGAATCTTCTGAGGTTTTGAGCAATCAGCTTGTAGAGGCAATGAGCCAAATTAAGGCTTATCCCAATCCCGCCGCCGATTATATTCAGCTAGAACGCAAAGTGGCTGGCAATAGCCAATACCAACTCTATAGCCTAGATGGACGCCTACTCAAGAGCGCTCAACTCAATGACCGTATTGAGCGCATTGAATTGACCAATTTGCCCGCAGGCACTTACTTTTTGCAGCTAGAAGGCGGCCAACGTCTTCCTTTTGTGAAAAAATAA
- a CDS encoding T9SS type A sorting domain-containing protein has product MNRFSLLFFGLFLSFSALQAQYASVFGQDSTQWIFEWSNLPGTQQDTLYSRYDSSFAGRQWTKIEIPNNLNYNGGWLSEDSSTGQLWYRPIASPQYPNDTASRLIMDLSLQVGDTFDISPAWGAIPDSLQIVDSIYTELGRKHIRFKADATGVENFTFIEGVGPNLGILYKQSGVMMFQYLLCAYQDGQQSYLNKTHGYCNVYSGGPHGLANLAQQQFALYPNPVKEQLQIEKEASLSVDRLQLYNALGQLVWQKEFSPQLSLEGLPAGHYILQFWQGSKLLESQKLIKQ; this is encoded by the coding sequence ATGAATCGATTTTCCCTCCTTTTTTTTGGCCTATTTCTCTCTTTTTCGGCCCTGCAGGCACAGTATGCCTCTGTTTTTGGCCAAGATTCTACCCAATGGATTTTTGAATGGAGCAATTTGCCCGGTACGCAGCAAGACACGCTCTACAGTCGCTACGATAGTAGCTTTGCGGGCCGTCAATGGACCAAAATTGAGATCCCCAATAACTTGAATTACAATGGCGGCTGGCTATCCGAAGATAGTAGTACGGGCCAGCTTTGGTATCGCCCTATAGCCAGCCCCCAATACCCTAATGATACCGCCAGCCGCCTCATTATGGACCTCAGCCTGCAAGTTGGTGATACCTTTGATATTTCTCCGGCCTGGGGTGCCATTCCCGATAGCCTACAGATTGTAGATAGCATTTATACCGAATTGGGCCGCAAGCATATTCGCTTTAAGGCCGATGCGACAGGTGTCGAAAACTTTACATTTATAGAAGGTGTTGGGCCAAATTTGGGCATTCTCTATAAGCAATCAGGGGTAATGATGTTTCAGTATCTGCTCTGTGCCTATCAGGATGGTCAGCAAAGCTACCTAAATAAAACTCATGGCTACTGTAATGTCTATAGTGGTGGGCCGCATGGGCTGGCCAATTTGGCCCAACAGCAGTTTGCGCTTTATCCCAACCCTGTAAAAGAACAATTGCAAATTGAGAAGGAGGCCAGCCTTTCGGTGGATCGGCTGCAGCTATATAATGCCTTGGGCCAGTTGGTTTGGCAAAAGGAGTTTAGCCCCCAACTATCGCTAGAAGGATTGCCCGCTGGCCACTATATTTTGCAGTTTTGGCAGGGGAGCAAACTCCTAGAAAGCCAAAAGTTGATAAAACAGTAA
- the mtnC gene encoding acireductone synthase, translating into MIKYILSDIEGTTTSISFVVDTLFPYFLEQLPLWRQKMDLPEVKAQIEATQALVLAEEGKTIDAEQAFDYLEAWCKADRKAGPLKALQGIVWKAAYLNGQIKGHLYPEVADCLKNWKEKGLELGIYSSGSVAAQKLLFGYSEAGDLTPLFSHYFDTKVGHKRESQSYQNIQQAIGLPAHEILFLSDVPEELAAARAAGLQTGHLLRPGTASSQFKGYANFNQIQID; encoded by the coding sequence TTGATTAAATACATTCTTTCTGACATTGAAGGGACCACTACCTCTATTTCCTTTGTGGTCGATACGCTCTTTCCCTATTTTCTAGAGCAGCTCCCTCTTTGGCGCCAAAAAATGGACCTGCCAGAGGTCAAAGCACAAATTGAAGCCACTCAAGCCCTTGTCTTAGCCGAAGAAGGAAAGACAATCGATGCCGAACAGGCCTTTGATTATTTAGAAGCTTGGTGCAAAGCCGACCGTAAAGCAGGGCCCCTTAAGGCCCTACAGGGTATTGTCTGGAAAGCCGCCTACCTCAATGGCCAAATCAAAGGGCATCTCTACCCAGAAGTAGCCGATTGTCTAAAAAACTGGAAAGAAAAAGGCCTGGAGCTCGGCATCTATTCTTCTGGCTCTGTAGCCGCCCAAAAACTCCTTTTTGGCTATTCAGAAGCAGGCGATTTAACGCCTCTCTTCAGCCACTACTTCGATACCAAAGTGGGCCACAAAAGAGAAAGTCAGTCTTACCAGAATATCCAGCAAGCCATTGGCCTGCCCGCCCACGAAATTCTCTTCCTCTCTGATGTGCCCGAAGAGCTAGCCGCCGCTAGGGCCGCAGGCTTGCAAACAGGGCATTTGCTCCGGCCCGGAACTGCTTCTAGCCAATTTAAGGGCTATGCTAATTTTAACCAGATTCAAATCGACTAA
- the rnc gene encoding ribonuclease III, with translation MLKSYYNLYFSKQKAFARELKTILGFLPKHLPFYDRAFTHKSTANKDESKHSFDNERLEYLGDAILDAVIAEYLFRKYPTEDEGFLTQMRSKIVSRKTLNRVGAEMGLDDFLKARGLQRISPTVMGNCFEAFVGAIYLDKGYKAARKFIIYKMLQNHVDVHLLERIDNNFKSILLEFCQKDQKSLSYELIEQQKNDGKNKHHRQHRFKVAVLIDEKALAEATGPNKKTAEQNASKQALIKLGVVDKNGHKKE, from the coding sequence GTGCTGAAGTCCTATTATAATCTCTATTTCTCTAAGCAAAAAGCATTTGCTCGCGAACTGAAAACTATCCTTGGTTTTCTGCCCAAGCATCTCCCTTTCTATGATAGAGCCTTTACACATAAATCTACGGCCAATAAAGACGAAAGCAAACACAGCTTTGATAACGAGCGCCTAGAATATCTGGGCGATGCCATCCTAGATGCGGTCATTGCCGAGTACCTCTTCCGAAAATACCCCACAGAAGATGAAGGCTTTCTAACCCAAATGCGCTCTAAAATTGTTAGCCGAAAAACACTCAATAGAGTCGGTGCCGAAATGGGCCTAGATGATTTTCTCAAGGCCCGAGGACTACAACGCATTAGCCCCACCGTGATGGGCAATTGCTTCGAGGCTTTTGTCGGTGCCATCTACCTAGATAAAGGCTATAAGGCCGCCCGAAAGTTTATTATCTACAAAATGCTGCAAAATCATGTGGATGTCCACCTGCTCGAACGCATCGATAATAACTTCAAAAGTATCTTGCTAGAGTTCTGCCAAAAGGACCAAAAAAGCCTCAGCTACGAACTCATCGAACAGCAAAAAAATGATGGCAAAAACAAGCATCACCGCCAACACCGCTTCAAAGTAGCCGTCCTGATTGATGAAAAAGCCCTAGCAGAAGCTACAGGCCCCAATAAAAAAACAGCCGAGCAAAATGCCTCCAAACAAGCCCTGATTAAATTAGGGGTGGTCGATAAAAATGGCCATAAAAAAGAATAG
- the mtnA gene encoding S-methyl-5-thioribose-1-phosphate isomerase: protein MSVLPQPLRTLWLNAQEELQVINQIVLPHKVQVETLSTTQEVYWAIRNMLVRGAPLIGATAAYGIWLAAKAAPENDWKNSLALAHAYLRDARPTAVNLSTCLDRMRAAWQACYSRVEAIQACRYQADAIVEEDIEICFQIGQHGLKIIEEIAARKNGQPVQILTHCNAGMMGCIRWGTISSPIYQALAKGIKLHVWVDETRPRNQGSKLTAWEFEQHGVPHSLIVDNAGGHLMQHQLVDMVLVGTDRTTREGDVANKIGTYLKALAAKDNNIPFYVALPSTTIDWSINDGLKEIPIEERDSEEVRFVDGLTENGQYEKVRICPENTPARNYGFDVTPARLVTGLITERGFCAASREGLEGLFPEKK from the coding sequence ATGTCTGTTTTACCTCAGCCCTTGCGCACGCTCTGGCTTAATGCTCAGGAGGAACTGCAAGTCATTAACCAAATCGTTCTGCCTCATAAAGTGCAGGTAGAAACCCTAAGCACTACCCAAGAAGTTTATTGGGCCATTAGAAATATGCTGGTCCGTGGGGCTCCCCTTATCGGGGCTACTGCGGCCTATGGCATTTGGCTAGCCGCCAAAGCCGCCCCCGAAAATGATTGGAAAAATAGCCTCGCACTCGCCCATGCTTACTTAAGAGATGCTAGACCTACAGCTGTCAATCTCTCTACTTGCCTAGATCGTATGAGAGCAGCCTGGCAAGCATGCTATAGCCGAGTCGAAGCCATACAAGCCTGCCGCTACCAAGCCGACGCCATTGTAGAGGAAGATATTGAGATCTGCTTTCAGATTGGCCAGCATGGGCTCAAGATTATCGAGGAAATTGCTGCTCGAAAAAATGGCCAGCCGGTCCAAATCCTAACGCATTGCAATGCGGGCATGATGGGCTGCATTCGCTGGGGCACCATTAGTTCGCCCATTTATCAGGCCCTAGCCAAAGGCATCAAATTGCATGTTTGGGTAGATGAAACCCGCCCCAGAAACCAAGGCTCTAAACTCACTGCCTGGGAATTTGAGCAACATGGGGTTCCGCATAGCCTCATTGTAGATAATGCTGGGGGGCACCTCATGCAACATCAGCTGGTCGATATGGTCCTTGTAGGCACCGACCGAACCACAAGAGAAGGCGATGTGGCCAATAAGATCGGGACCTACCTCAAGGCCCTAGCCGCCAAGGATAATAATATTCCCTTTTATGTGGCTCTGCCCTCTACCACTATAGACTGGAGCATCAATGATGGGCTGAAAGAAATTCCGATTGAAGAAAGAGATAGCGAAGAGGTCCGTTTTGTAGACGGCCTAACAGAAAATGGACAGTATGAAAAAGTACGCATCTGCCCAGAAAACACCCCCGCTCGCAACTATGGCTTTGATGTAACCCCCGCCCGCCTAGTGACTGGACTAATTACCGAAAGAGGATTTTGTGCAGCTAGCCGAGAAGGACTAGAAGGCCTTTTTCCCGAAAAGAAATAA